A window of the Rhizobium brockwellii genome harbors these coding sequences:
- a CDS encoding transglutaminase family protein, which yields MLYDLSLHMGYIYDVPASGARHVMRLMPLSLTNRQRLVAGSITISPTPDEQSHFVDFFHHPTTSFMLRAPHETLDIRMQARVQVESQPIAADFSPLLADLPEEVAGIWSLAPDSPHHFLGDSPRLTQAREIADYAQSWAVPDLTAMQIAHALCSRINKDFTYDPDATTVDTTPLEAFRLKRGVCQDFTHIMILALRSLGIPAGYVSGFLRTIPPPGKERLEGADAMHAWVRIWCGETNGWIELDPTNDIPAGTDHIVVAYGRDYSDVVPVIGVLKSYGGQRAVQAVDVIPLK from the coding sequence ATGCTTTACGATCTCTCCCTCCACATGGGTTACATCTACGACGTGCCGGCCTCCGGCGCTCGCCACGTCATGCGCCTGATGCCGCTGTCGCTGACCAATCGACAGCGCCTGGTCGCCGGCTCGATCACCATCTCGCCGACGCCGGACGAGCAGTCGCATTTCGTCGATTTCTTCCATCATCCCACCACCTCCTTCATGCTGCGCGCGCCGCACGAGACGCTCGACATTCGCATGCAAGCCCGCGTGCAGGTGGAAAGCCAGCCGATCGCCGCTGATTTCTCGCCGCTGCTTGCCGACCTGCCGGAGGAGGTCGCCGGCATCTGGTCGCTGGCGCCGGATTCGCCGCACCATTTCCTTGGCGACAGCCCGCGCCTGACCCAAGCCCGCGAGATCGCCGACTATGCGCAAAGCTGGGCCGTGCCTGATCTGACGGCGATGCAGATCGCCCATGCGCTCTGTAGCCGGATCAACAAGGATTTCACCTACGATCCTGACGCGACGACGGTGGACACGACGCCGCTCGAGGCCTTCAGATTGAAGCGCGGCGTCTGCCAGGATTTCACCCACATCATGATCCTGGCGCTTAGAAGCCTCGGCATTCCGGCCGGCTACGTCTCCGGCTTCCTGCGAACCATCCCGCCGCCCGGCAAGGAACGGTTGGAAGGGGCGGACGCCATGCATGCCTGGGTGCGGATCTGGTGCGGTGAGACGAACGGCTGGATCGAGCTCGACCCGACCAACGACATTCCCGCCGGCACGGACCACATCGTGGTCGCCTATGGTCGGGACTATTCCGACGTCGTTCCGGTCATCGGCGTATTGAAAAGTTATGGCGGCCAACGCGCCGTTCAGGCGGTCGACGTGATCCCGCTGAAATAA
- a CDS encoding pilus assembly protein, whose amino-acid sequence MSTSFLHPCLRRMLGDRGGNFGIMTAIVLPVLFGAAGMAIQVGDLLLSKQQLQEAADSAALATATALANGTIQTSQAEAFARNFVAGQMANYLQSGIDIKSTTGVDVRTTTSGKSTSYQVTVSPDYDIAVNPLMQTVGFTTQNISTSSTTTSGNSQTQGSVSMFLVLDRSGSMGEDTATVNASDPTEEYNYDCSEKDRYGNVTKKKTCTDTRPHYYTKIEALKLAVGTLTGELDAVDPEKEYVRTGAVSYNIEMQKAKALDWGTAHVTKYVNKLTATDGTDSGEAFKTAYNKLADAAEDKAHVDKTGQVPTKYIVFMTDGDNNYTSADTETKTWCDKARDAKMQVYTIAFMAPARGQALLSYCATAPGNYFPAGDMTALLKAFKEIGMKASNQVTRLTN is encoded by the coding sequence ATGAGCACCTCCTTTTTGCATCCCTGCCTGCGTCGCATGCTTGGCGACCGTGGCGGTAATTTCGGTATAATGACGGCGATCGTATTGCCCGTCCTTTTTGGTGCTGCCGGCATGGCGATCCAGGTGGGCGATCTATTGCTCTCGAAACAGCAATTGCAGGAAGCCGCCGATTCTGCCGCGCTGGCAACCGCGACCGCCCTGGCAAACGGCACGATCCAAACCTCGCAGGCCGAGGCCTTCGCGCGGAATTTCGTCGCCGGACAAATGGCGAATTACCTGCAGAGCGGCATCGATATCAAGAGCACGACGGGCGTCGATGTCCGGACAACGACATCGGGCAAGTCGACATCCTATCAAGTGACGGTTTCACCCGACTACGACATCGCGGTCAATCCGCTGATGCAGACGGTCGGGTTCACGACGCAGAACATTTCAACGTCGAGCACGACGACCAGCGGCAATTCGCAAACCCAAGGCTCTGTCTCCATGTTCCTCGTCCTCGACAGGTCCGGCTCAATGGGCGAGGATACCGCGACGGTCAACGCGTCAGATCCCACGGAAGAATACAATTACGATTGCAGCGAAAAGGACAGATACGGCAACGTAACCAAGAAGAAGACCTGCACCGATACGCGCCCTCACTACTACACCAAAATCGAAGCCCTGAAGCTTGCCGTCGGCACGCTGACGGGCGAGCTCGACGCAGTCGACCCCGAAAAGGAATATGTCCGCACGGGTGCCGTTTCCTACAATATCGAGATGCAGAAAGCGAAAGCGCTGGATTGGGGAACGGCCCACGTCACCAAATATGTCAACAAGCTGACGGCGACCGACGGTACGGACTCTGGCGAGGCATTCAAGACGGCTTATAATAAGCTTGCCGACGCGGCCGAAGACAAGGCGCACGTGGACAAGACGGGACAGGTTCCGACAAAATATATCGTCTTCATGACGGACGGAGACAACAACTATACCTCCGCCGACACCGAAACGAAGACGTGGTGCGACAAGGCGCGCGACGCCAAGATGCAGGTCTATACGATTGCCTTTATGGCGCCGGCGCGTGGCCAGGCTCTGCTGAGCTATTGCGCGACAGCGCCGGGCAACTATTTTCCCGCTGGCGACATGACGGCGCTCCTGAAGGCTTTCAAGGAAATCGGCATGAAAGCATCCAATCAGGTCACGCGTCTGACGAACTGA
- a CDS encoding glycogen/starch/alpha-glucan phosphorylase: MNTVSKPIIPSPAPRSSRPEILAEEIIERLTYRIGKDAKVAKPHDWLTATILVVRDRIIDRWMASTREVYATGAKRVYYLSLEFLIGRLMRDAVSNLGLMEEVRDALASLGVDVNVIAGLEPDAALGNGGLGRLAACFMESMATVDVPAYGYGIRYVHGLFRQQLADGWQVELPENWLAHGNPWEFERRESAYEIGFGGAVEFITTHDDQPRYVWKPAERVIAAAFDTPAVGWRGKRVNTLRLWSAQPIDPILLDAFNAGDHIGALRESNKAESLTRVLYPADATPAGQELRLRQEFFFSSASLQDILRRHLQQYDDFTSLPDKVAIQLNDTHPAVSVAELVRLLCDVHGMDFDQAWEITRQTFSYTNHTLLPEALESWAVPLFERLLPRHMQIIYAINAKILIDARKGKNFSDGEIRSISLIDESGDRRVRMGNLAFVGSHSINGVSALHTDLMKVTVFADLHKLYPNRINNKTNGITPRRWLQQCNPGLTGLIREAIGDEFLDDAEKLRALDVHSSDPAFQQKFAAVKRANKVALSNLVASRMGVKLDPSAMFDIQIKRIHEYKRQLLNIIEAVALYDQIRSHPELDWVPRVKLFAGKAAPSYYNAKLIIKLINDVSRTINNDPSVRGLLKIVFVPNYNVSLAEVMVPAADLSEQISTAGMEASGTGNMKFGLNGALTIGTLDGANVEMRDNVGEDNIVIFGLKADEVSKVRSDGHNPRAIIEGSRELAQALAAIGSGVFSPDDRNRYTSLIDGIYSHDWFMVAADFDAYAQAQREVDQIWTNQSAWYTKTINNTARMGWFSSDRTIRQYADEIWRAG, from the coding sequence ATGAACACTGTTTCCAAGCCGATCATCCCCTCCCCCGCCCCTCGCAGTTCAAGGCCGGAAATTCTCGCTGAAGAAATTATCGAACGTCTGACCTACCGCATCGGCAAGGATGCCAAGGTGGCAAAGCCGCATGACTGGCTGACCGCGACGATCCTGGTGGTGCGCGACCGCATCATCGACAGGTGGATGGCTTCCACCCGCGAGGTTTATGCGACCGGCGCCAAGCGCGTCTATTATCTTTCTCTCGAATTCCTGATCGGCCGCCTGATGCGCGACGCCGTTTCCAACCTCGGCTTGATGGAGGAGGTGCGCGATGCACTCGCCTCGCTCGGCGTCGACGTCAACGTCATTGCCGGCCTGGAGCCGGATGCCGCACTCGGCAACGGCGGCCTCGGCCGTCTGGCTGCCTGTTTCATGGAGAGCATGGCAACGGTCGACGTTCCGGCCTATGGCTACGGCATCCGCTATGTCCACGGCCTCTTCCGCCAGCAGCTGGCCGACGGCTGGCAGGTGGAACTGCCGGAAAACTGGCTCGCCCACGGCAATCCTTGGGAATTCGAACGCCGCGAAAGCGCCTATGAAATCGGCTTCGGCGGCGCCGTCGAATTCATCACCACCCATGACGACCAGCCGCGCTACGTCTGGAAACCGGCCGAGCGCGTCATCGCCGCCGCCTTCGACACGCCGGCCGTCGGCTGGCGCGGCAAGCGCGTCAACACGCTGCGCCTCTGGTCGGCGCAACCGATCGATCCGATCCTGCTCGATGCCTTCAACGCCGGCGACCACATCGGGGCGCTGCGCGAAAGCAACAAGGCCGAAAGCCTGACCCGGGTTCTCTATCCTGCCGACGCCACCCCGGCCGGCCAGGAACTGCGGCTGCGCCAGGAATTCTTCTTCTCGTCGGCCTCGCTGCAGGACATCCTGCGCCGCCATCTGCAGCAATATGACGATTTCACCTCGCTGCCGGACAAGGTGGCGATCCAGCTGAACGACACTCACCCCGCCGTCTCGGTCGCCGAACTCGTGCGTCTGCTCTGTGACGTACACGGAATGGATTTCGACCAAGCCTGGGAAATCACCCGCCAAACCTTCTCCTACACCAACCATACGCTTCTGCCCGAAGCGTTGGAAAGCTGGGCGGTGCCGCTGTTCGAGCGCCTGCTGCCGCGCCACATGCAGATCATCTATGCGATCAATGCCAAGATCCTGATCGACGCCCGTAAGGGCAAGAACTTCTCCGATGGGGAAATCCGCTCGATCTCGCTGATCGATGAAAGCGGCGACCGCCGCGTACGCATGGGCAACCTGGCTTTCGTCGGCTCGCATTCGATCAACGGCGTTTCGGCCCTGCACACCGACCTGATGAAGGTCACGGTCTTTGCCGACCTGCACAAGCTCTATCCTAACCGCATCAACAACAAGACCAACGGCATCACGCCGCGCCGCTGGTTGCAGCAGTGCAATCCCGGTCTCACCGGCCTGATCCGCGAGGCCATCGGCGACGAATTCCTCGATGATGCCGAAAAGCTGCGTGCGCTCGACGTGCATTCCTCCGATCCGGCTTTCCAGCAGAAGTTCGCAGCGGTAAAGCGCGCCAACAAGGTGGCACTCTCCAACCTCGTCGCCAGCCGCATGGGCGTGAAGCTCGATCCGTCGGCGATGTTCGACATCCAGATCAAGCGTATCCACGAATACAAGCGCCAGCTGCTTAATATCATCGAGGCCGTCGCGCTCTACGATCAGATCCGTTCGCATCCCGAGCTCGACTGGGTGCCGCGCGTGAAACTCTTCGCCGGCAAGGCGGCGCCGAGTTATTACAATGCCAAGCTCATCATCAAGCTGATCAACGACGTTTCCCGCACGATCAACAACGATCCGTCGGTACGCGGCCTGCTGAAGATCGTCTTCGTCCCGAACTACAATGTCTCGCTCGCCGAAGTCATGGTTCCGGCCGCCGACCTCTCGGAGCAGATCTCGACCGCCGGCATGGAAGCATCCGGCACCGGCAACATGAAATTCGGCCTCAATGGCGCGCTGACGATCGGCACGCTCGATGGCGCCAATGTCGAGATGCGCGACAATGTCGGCGAGGACAACATCGTCATCTTCGGTCTCAAGGCCGACGAGGTGTCGAAAGTCCGCAGCGATGGCCACAATCCGCGCGCCATCATCGAGGGATCACGCGAACTCGCCCAGGCGCTTGCCGCTATCGGTTCCGGCGTTTTCTCGCCCGATGACCGCAACCGCTATACGTCGCTGATCGACGGCATCTATTCGCATGATTGGTTCATGGTCGCGGCCGATTTCGACGCCTACGCCCAGGCCCAGCGCGAGGTCGACCAGATCTGGACCAACCAGTCCGCCTGGTACACCAAGACGATCAACAATACGGCGCGGATGGGCTGGTTCTCTTCCGATCGTACCATCAGGCAATATGCAGACGAAATCTGGAGAGCCGGATGA
- the glgB gene encoding 1,4-alpha-glucan branching protein GlgB, giving the protein MKTPKTVPEVKLSWEISADEITAILAGSHSNPFAVLGVHQAGDAFVARCFIPGAEEVTAMTLDGSVIGELKQLHADGVFAGPVSLTKLQPVRYRARRGDAEWAVTDPYSFGPVLGPMDDYFARQGSHLRLFDKMGAHLIKHDGAQGIHFAVWAPNAQRVSVVGDFNNWDGRRHVMRFRADSGIWEIFAPDVPIGVAYKFEIRGQDGVLLPLKADPFARRSELRPKTASITAAELEQEWEDEAHLKHWRETDKRRQPISIYEVHAASWQRRQDGTMLSWDELASSLIPYCTDMGFTHIEFLPITEYPYDPSWGYQTTGLYAPTARFGEPEGFARFVNGCHKVGIGVILDWVPAHFPTDEHGLGWFDGTALYEHEDPRKGFHPDWSTAIYNFGRTEVVSYLVNNALYWAEKFHLDGLRVDAVASMLYLDYSRKHGEWIPNEYGGNENLEAVRFLQDLNIRIYGKNSNVMTIAEESTSWPKVSQPVHEGGLGFGFKWNMGFMHDTLSYMSRDPIYRGHHHNELTFGLLYAYSENFVLPLSHDEVVHGKGSLIAKMPGDDWQKFANLRAYYAYMWGYPGKKLLFMGQEFAQWSEWSEEKALDWNLLQYRMHEGMRRLVRDLNFTYRSKPALHERDCEGEGFEWLVADDHQNSVFAWLRKAPGQKPVAVITNFTPVYRENYSIRLPSAGRWREILNTDADIYGGSGKGNGGRVQAVDAGGNITCSITLPPLATIMLEPEN; this is encoded by the coding sequence ATGAAAACGCCGAAGACCGTCCCTGAAGTAAAGCTTTCCTGGGAAATTTCGGCAGATGAAATCACGGCGATCCTTGCCGGCTCGCATTCTAATCCCTTTGCCGTCCTCGGTGTGCACCAGGCGGGCGACGCTTTCGTCGCCCGATGTTTCATCCCTGGCGCGGAGGAGGTGACCGCCATGACGCTCGACGGCAGCGTTATCGGCGAGCTGAAACAGCTCCATGCCGACGGCGTCTTTGCCGGCCCGGTTTCCCTTACAAAGCTCCAGCCGGTGCGTTACCGCGCCCGGCGCGGCGATGCCGAATGGGCTGTCACCGATCCCTACAGCTTCGGTCCGGTGCTCGGACCGATGGACGATTATTTCGCCCGCCAGGGTTCGCATCTGCGCCTATTCGACAAGATGGGCGCCCACCTCATCAAGCATGACGGCGCCCAGGGCATCCATTTCGCCGTCTGGGCGCCGAATGCACAGCGCGTCTCCGTCGTCGGTGATTTCAACAATTGGGACGGCCGCCGCCACGTGATGCGCTTCCGTGCCGACAGCGGCATTTGGGAAATCTTTGCCCCTGACGTACCGATCGGCGTTGCCTACAAGTTCGAGATCCGCGGCCAGGACGGCGTATTGCTGCCGCTGAAGGCAGATCCGTTTGCACGGCGCAGCGAGCTCCGACCGAAGACCGCCTCGATCACCGCCGCCGAGCTGGAGCAGGAGTGGGAAGACGAGGCCCATCTGAAGCACTGGCGCGAGACCGACAAGCGCCGCCAGCCGATCTCGATCTACGAGGTGCATGCCGCCTCCTGGCAACGCCGGCAGGACGGCACGATGCTGTCTTGGGACGAGCTCGCCTCCAGCCTCATCCCCTATTGCACCGACATGGGCTTCACTCATATCGAATTCCTGCCGATCACCGAGTACCCCTACGACCCCTCCTGGGGTTACCAGACGACCGGCCTCTATGCGCCGACCGCTCGTTTCGGCGAGCCGGAGGGTTTTGCCCGTTTCGTCAACGGCTGCCACAAGGTCGGCATCGGCGTCATCCTCGACTGGGTGCCGGCGCATTTTCCGACCGACGAACACGGTCTCGGCTGGTTCGACGGCACGGCGCTCTACGAGCACGAAGATCCGCGCAAGGGCTTCCACCCGGACTGGAGCACGGCGATTTACAATTTCGGCCGCACCGAGGTCGTTTCCTATCTCGTTAACAACGCGCTCTACTGGGCCGAAAAATTCCACCTCGACGGTCTGCGTGTCGATGCCGTCGCTTCGATGCTCTACCTCGATTATTCGCGCAAGCACGGCGAGTGGATCCCGAACGAATATGGCGGCAACGAGAACCTCGAAGCGGTCCGTTTTCTGCAGGATCTCAACATCCGCATCTATGGCAAAAATTCCAACGTCATGACCATCGCCGAGGAATCGACCTCTTGGCCGAAAGTCTCGCAGCCCGTTCATGAAGGCGGCCTCGGTTTTGGCTTCAAGTGGAACATGGGCTTCATGCACGACACGCTGAGCTACATGAGCCGGGATCCTATCTATCGCGGCCACCATCACAACGAACTCACCTTCGGCCTGCTCTACGCCTATTCGGAAAATTTCGTCCTGCCGCTCTCGCATGACGAGGTTGTCCATGGAAAAGGCTCGCTGATCGCCAAGATGCCGGGCGACGACTGGCAGAAATTCGCCAATCTGCGTGCCTACTACGCCTATATGTGGGGCTATCCCGGCAAGAAGCTGCTGTTCATGGGCCAGGAATTCGCCCAGTGGAGCGAGTGGAGCGAAGAGAAGGCACTGGACTGGAACCTGCTTCAGTATCGCATGCACGAGGGCATGCGGCGCCTGGTGCGTGACCTCAATTTCACCTATCGCAGCAAGCCGGCGCTGCATGAGCGTGACTGCGAGGGCGAAGGTTTCGAATGGCTGGTCGCCGACGACCACCAGAATTCCGTCTTTGCCTGGTTGCGCAAGGCCCCGGGCCAGAAGCCGGTCGCCGTCATCACCAATTTCACCCCTGTCTACCGCGAGAATTACTCGATCCGCCTGCCGTCCGCAGGTCGCTGGCGGGAAATCCTGAACACCGATGCCGACATCTACGGCGGCAGCGGCAAGGGCAATGGCGGGCGCGTGCAGGCCGTCGATGCCGGCGGCAATATTACCTGCTCGATTACCTTGCCGCCCTTGGCGACAATCATGCTTGAACCTGAAAATTAG
- the glgC gene encoding glucose-1-phosphate adenylyltransferase translates to MVEKRVQPLARDAMAYVLAGGRGSRLKELTDRRAKPAVYFGGKARIIDFALSNALNSGIRRIGVATQYKAHSLIRHMQRGWNFFRPERNESFDILPASQRVSETQWYEGTADAVYQNIDIIQDYGVEYMVILAGDHVYKMDYEWMLQQHVDSGADVTIGCLEVPRMEAVGFGVMHVNDKDEIIAFVEKPADPPPIPDKPDFALASMGIYVFHTKFLLDALRRDAADPTSSRDFGKDIIPYIVKNGKAVAHRFAKSCVRSDFEHEPYWRDVGTIDAYWQANIDLTAIVPELDIYDKSWPIWTYAEITPPAKFVHDDEDRRGSATSSVVSGDCIISGAMLNNSLLFTGVRANSFSKLEGAVVLPNVKVGRRAQLKNVVIDHGVVIPEGLVVGEDPELDAKRFRRTESGICLITQPMIDKLDI, encoded by the coding sequence ATGGTAGAAAAGCGCGTTCAGCCACTTGCCCGCGATGCAATGGCTTATGTTCTGGCGGGCGGTAGGGGAAGCCGTCTCAAGGAACTCACCGACCGGCGTGCCAAGCCGGCCGTCTATTTCGGCGGCAAGGCCCGCATCATCGATTTCGCCCTGTCGAATGCCCTGAATTCCGGCATTCGCCGTATCGGCGTCGCCACGCAATACAAGGCGCATTCGCTGATCCGCCACATGCAGCGCGGCTGGAATTTCTTCCGCCCCGAGCGTAACGAGAGCTTTGATATTCTGCCGGCCAGCCAGCGCGTTTCCGAGACGCAATGGTATGAAGGCACGGCCGACGCCGTCTATCAGAACATCGACATCATCCAGGATTACGGTGTCGAATACATGGTCATTCTCGCCGGCGACCACGTCTATAAGATGGACTATGAATGGATGCTGCAGCAGCACGTCGATTCCGGCGCCGACGTCACCATCGGCTGCCTGGAAGTGCCGCGCATGGAAGCGGTCGGCTTCGGCGTCATGCATGTCAACGACAAGGACGAGATCATCGCCTTCGTCGAGAAACCGGCCGACCCGCCGCCCATTCCCGACAAGCCAGATTTCGCCCTCGCCTCGATGGGCATCTACGTCTTCCACACCAAGTTCCTGCTCGATGCGCTACGCCGCGACGCCGCCGATCCGACCTCGAGCCGCGACTTCGGCAAGGACATCATCCCCTATATCGTCAAGAACGGTAAGGCGGTCGCCCACCGCTTCGCCAAGTCCTGCGTCCGTTCCGATTTCGAGCACGAGCCCTACTGGCGCGACGTCGGCACGATCGACGCCTATTGGCAGGCCAATATCGACCTGACGGCAATCGTTCCGGAGCTCGATATCTACGACAAGTCCTGGCCGATCTGGACCTATGCCGAGATCACCCCGCCGGCGAAATTCGTCCATGACGACGAGGATCGCCGCGGCTCGGCCACCTCCTCCGTTGTGTCAGGCGATTGCATCATCTCGGGCGCCATGCTCAACAACAGCCTGCTCTTCACCGGCGTCAGGGCCAACTCCTTCTCCAAGTTGGAAGGAGCGGTCGTCCTGCCGAACGTGAAGGTCGGACGGCGCGCGCAGCTCAAGAATGTGGTGATCGACCATGGTGTCGTTATTCCGGAAGGTCTGGTCGTCGGCGAGGATCCCGAACTCGATGCCAAGCGCTTCCGGCGGACGGAAAGCGGCATCTGCCTGATCACGCAACCGATGATCGACAAGCTGGATATCTGA
- the glgA gene encoding glycogen synthase GlgA produces MKVLSVSSEVFPLIKTGGLADVSGALPIALKAFGVETKTLLPGYPAVMKGIRDAVVRLEFPDLLGERATVLEVQHEGLDLLILDAPAYYDRPGGPYLDPLGKDYPDNWRRFAALSLAASEIAAGLLPGWPPDLVHTHDWQAALTSVYMRYYPTPELPSVLTIHNIAFQGQFGSEIFPGLRLPAHAFATESIEYYGTIGFLKGGLKTAHAITTVSPTYADEILTSEFGMGLEGVIASRVDDLHGIVNGIDTDIWNPATDPVVHTHYGPTTLKNREENRRSIAEFFHLDNDDAPIFCVISRLTWQKGMDVVANVADEIVAMGGKLVVLGSGEAALEGALLASASRHPGRIGVSIGYNEPMSHLMQAGCDAIIIPSRFEPCGLTQLYGLRYGCVPIVARTGGLNDTVIDANHAALAAKVATGIQFAPVTETGMLQAIRRAMHFYQDRKLWTQLQKQGMKSDVSWEKSAERYAALYSSLVSKGM; encoded by the coding sequence ATGAAAGTTCTTTCGGTTTCGTCCGAAGTCTTCCCTTTGATCAAGACAGGGGGTCTGGCCGATGTGTCCGGCGCCCTGCCGATTGCTCTGAAAGCCTTCGGGGTCGAGACCAAGACCCTTCTACCCGGCTATCCTGCCGTCATGAAGGGCATTCGCGACGCCGTCGTCAGGCTCGAATTCCCCGACCTGCTCGGTGAGCGGGCGACCGTACTCGAGGTCCAGCACGAGGGCCTCGATCTGCTCATCCTCGATGCGCCGGCCTATTACGACAGACCGGGCGGGCCCTATCTCGATCCGCTCGGCAAGGACTATCCCGACAACTGGCGTCGTTTCGCCGCTCTGTCGCTCGCCGCCTCCGAGATCGCCGCGGGCCTTCTGCCCGGCTGGCCGCCGGATCTCGTCCACACCCACGACTGGCAGGCGGCGCTGACGTCGGTCTATATGCGCTACTACCCGACGCCGGAATTGCCGAGCGTGCTGACCATCCACAACATCGCCTTCCAGGGCCAGTTCGGTTCCGAGATCTTCCCCGGCCTGCGCCTGCCTGCCCATGCCTTCGCCACCGAAAGCATCGAATATTACGGCACGATCGGCTTCCTCAAGGGCGGCCTGAAGACCGCCCATGCGATCACGACAGTCAGCCCGACCTATGCCGATGAGATTCTGACGTCGGAATTCGGCATGGGGCTGGAGGGCGTCATCGCCAGCCGCGTCGACGATCTGCACGGCATCGTCAACGGCATCGACACCGATATATGGAACCCGGCGACCGATCCTGTCGTCCACACCCACTATGGCCCGACGACGCTGAAGAACCGCGAGGAGAACCGTCGCTCGATCGCCGAATTCTTCCACCTCGACAATGACGACGCCCCGATCTTCTGCGTCATCAGCCGTCTAACCTGGCAGAAGGGCATGGATGTCGTCGCCAACGTCGCCGACGAGATCGTCGCCATGGGCGGCAAGCTCGTTGTGCTCGGCTCCGGCGAAGCCGCCCTTGAAGGCGCGCTGCTCGCCTCCGCCAGCCGCCACCCCGGCCGCATCGGCGTTTCGATAGGCTATAATGAGCCGATGTCGCACCTGATGCAGGCCGGCTGCGATGCGATCATCATCCCCTCGCGCTTCGAACCCTGCGGCTTGACCCAGCTTTACGGCCTGCGTTACGGCTGCGTGCCGATCGTCGCCCGCACCGGCGGGTTGAATGACACTGTGATCGACGCCAATCACGCCGCACTTGCAGCGAAAGTCGCAACCGGCATACAATTTGCCCCCGTGACAGAAACAGGCATGCTACAGGCAATCCGCCGTGCGATGCATTTTTATCAGGACCGAAAACTCTGGACCCAATTGCAAAAGCAGGGCATGAAATCGGATGTCTCCTGGGAGAAGAGCGCCGAACGCTACGCTGCCCTCTATTCAAGCCTCGTCTCGAAAGGCATGTGA